The Lepeophtheirus salmonis chromosome 3, UVic_Lsal_1.4, whole genome shotgun sequence genomic interval ccgggtccagttcgGCCTTATTGGCAGATTTGCTgacggtggttctggagacacccaactgcttggagtgcgcaaatggaaattcgttgatcacgttcaaatgtacttttctcaacttgtacgtaagctaaacagctttgttttgttttgtaactaactgtttatgctttaatgtatcgaaatatgaattaatttcagtcactcaaccttcattaataattgaattagtaagtgttcagatttcaatgtaccacccggtatagctattatataataaccaattaaaaagttatatcgCTATAGTAAAGTAATCTCGTTATACTATTAGTTACaagaaaagtaatatatttctaaCTAATGCGTTATTACTCAACACTGATTATAAGACTAATTCGAAACTTTGATAAATGTACAGTATAAAcgatgtattttatataaaaaatgctattcatatatttagatacaaaGTAAGCCACAACCCcacccaataaaaaaaaatcctaggcACGGCCCTGAATGGAGTATAGACGTGTCATtgcattaaaaatgaaaaacatttaaaattacacCAGGAGGACTTGCAAACATATTTACGAgttgattttgatttaatatctCAAATAAAATGGATACCTTTTTTGCATGTTACTAACCATCAAGATAGGTATGCATGATTACAGTTTTCAATTTTCATGAAAGCTTGAtcacaaaatgtaaataattcatgacaaaatttacaaatatatgtttaatttttaatcaacttAATTGATTAGAATATCAATATGATATTTATGAAATAgtatggctttaaaaataacacCTTTTTCATAAAACCAAGAATATTAATCATGAACGTGATAAGGAAATGATAATTAGTCGAAATTAATAGCCCTCTATTTTGATTGAACATTCCTTAAAGGATAATTGTAGTGAGTTGTCACAAAACATATCTTGAACAAGGATCaagactttaatttttttacattagatatagatatttcatagacatatttcgatcaattatagcctttgtattaaaatttgttggatgagttaagataccccaaaataatattaagtatactTCGTAAGGTGAGTGCCAAATTGCCATAAATCAAATATGGACTTTACATAACCGAAATTGGAAACTCCATTCTTTCGTTATTAACAATGgtgtttttccaatttttacaataaaatagatCCGAGAAATTCATTTGAACAGTCTGAATTTCTCTGTTTTTAAATACTAACATTAGATATTAGAATTCTGGGATGACATATAGAGAATAACACTAGTATTTGTAATTTCTGAGCTACGACAATTTGGAACTTAAGCCTCAcctttataatttgattaatgaaaaacttaatttaccCAGTTATGTcccctttcaaatacataaatctATCAGTGTCTAATTCTTTCATATTGACAatgaatatttgcaattttaagtgcaatttgaaattgattaatcataataatttgtagatagaaattgacgataatttatttgtcaagaatacaaaatatgtaaaccAGATTCAACATTTAGAAAGATCCTTATAGCTTCCTTTCATGTTGACAAGCTACAATTGTTGctctattataaaaatgttatatctgattaaatttcaaaaattgagttatCATTACTGTGTTCATTTTCGGCTTTACagtctgtaaaaataaaattttcattacttttattattgtggcttttgtaattgtaaaaatgGCCAATAGCAAGATGTcaatctttatttaggactgtaACATATAAAGTTcattcttgatgacgtcactcaactttatttattctttttttaatcagttcttgtactgacagtccaaaagaccggtcctaagactggactggaccgaataaataaggaatgacacaaAACTAATCATCAACCTGACAAATCTTTTATTTAccaattataacataaattgtaaaaataaaaaatatttctgctctccagaataattttgaaatgtctAGAGGACATTCTTATTCTGAGGTAGGTAACTGTCAAACGTTTTTTGTACCATATAAAGttcaataatacataaataaaaaatttaactcgATTGAGcaccatttattaaaaatatatcacccatatgttaattgtttatttcaaaaaatcatctaaaaGTAGTAACATGTGTTCATTTCAACATGGCATATgctatttttacatatttaaaaaaagatttatctgAGTGCAAGTGCTCGAAAATGATACATGACACTCTCTAATaagataatatgtatgtaaaaattcatttgtatggaaatataagaatattatgtagtttaaaTATCTGGAACAAATTTATGTCCCTCAAAGGAGATTGTAATAcctttacatatatgtacatttaatacTGCTTAAAAtgcaaagaaagaaagaaaacaccTTCTTACCTATAGTCCATCTCTCAAACAGAACTTGGCCAGACCAGTAGCTATCAATAGCAAACCATAGCTCGATAATATAAAGACAAATGTTcttgtaaaatgaatataatataacttttgaaattcgcGTATAATTCCATGCTCCATGAACGAGTAAGAGTCTTTGTAGGTACTTAAACTGACCAATTGAGAAATCTGAAGAATTTGCAGCTTGCATTCCCTCATTTCCTGATATACCTACCCCAACATCTGCCTTTTGAATCATTGCAACATCGTTGGCTCCATCTCCAATGGCTAGACAAATTGACTTTGTATGCTTTCTGATCATTTCTACCATCTCTGCCTTTTGTATGGGAGATATACGACAACAAATAACACTTCTACAGGCACAACATAATTCAACAAAGTCTCCACGAACAGATTCTTCCAAAGTAAATCCAAGTGATTTACCCTCAACCACAAGGGCATGTCTCCCAGTATTTCCTGCTACAGCACTTCTACGTACATCAGCCAAAAATTTCGTCACATCCATTCTTGTTTCATCTAAcgtttttgtttcaataaccATGAGAGTCATGTCATGATGCAAGAGTTTGCAAGAGTATCCAATATTGATGGCGGTTTCTAACTTATCACCAGTGAGGACCCAAACCTTGATATTGGCCTTCAATAGCATTTGAATCGTTTCTGGAACCCCTTCCTGTAATTTGTCTTCAATTGCAGTGGCTCCTAAAAGAAACAAATCCTTTTCCACGAAGGCTGCAGCCTcgtcaattttttcttctctgtcTTCTAGAGCAGTTGCAGCTTCATTCCAAGTGTCTGTCCAAGACTCGTATTCATTTCTGTCCAGCTTTCGCATACCAATACAAAGCGTTCGTAGACCCTCTCGAGCAAATACATCTAGATGACTAGTTGTCGTTTCTAAGTACTTGTGAGATGCATTGTCTTTTCCAAGTCGATCAATGATAACGTTGTCAGCTCCCTTGATATATAGAGTTAAAGAACCATCAGGACTCTCAACAATTACAGTCATTCTTTTGCGAGTAGAAGTAAAGTCAATACAATTAAGAATCTTATATTCTTCTATTTCTCCATAGGCTGTTTCGATAACAACAGATTCGGGTTTTCGAGCTATAAACTTGAATCCAAATCGTGCAGCGCCACTTACTAAAGCCTTTTCATCTGGAGATGATGCATGATATTCCATTTGCCCAAGTTCGTCATTCATTTCAGGAATAACAGTATGACAAATAGCCATTAGTATCAAACAATGCCGTATATACTCTGCATTCTCAgctccattttttaaatcatgtattAGAACTGAATCAATATCACTTTCTTTGCTTTCATCagtcttatattttttaccacCTATTGTTAGCCTTTTAAAGATCATTTCATTCCTGGTCAGAGTTCCAGTTTTAtcagaaaaaagatatttaatttggcCCAATTCTTCATTTAGATTGGAAGTACGAGCCTTTGCAGGAGTTTGAGAAGGTTCATAGAACATTTCTCTATCCCAATTAATGAAATAGGCTTGAATAAAGCGAACCATCTCTAATGTGACTTGAAGAGATATTGGAATAAGATTATTGTAGAGGATGATAAAGGTCATAAAATTCATAAAGAAGTTATGTTCGTCACTGCCTCCTAAATAGGGAAGGGCTTGACCCGAAATCGTTAAAAAGGAACTTGCAGTAGAAGAGAATAGTGCAATAAAGACCAGAATAAggaatagaaaaatgatttgataattGGTTATGCGATCCACTGTGGAACGTTTAAGCGGTGCGGTAGTCGAGTTTTTGAGAAGTTTGGACTCGTGCCCTGTATAAACAGCTGCTCCAAAGATCCATGGTGTGTTCATGAGCTTCGTACCTCTAAGAAGGATTGCAGATGGAGAAATGGGTGCGAATGGATCCGAGGGACGTATTTTGATATTGCCTTTAAAGTCATATAAATTTCGATTAGGAGCTTCACATTCAATGACACCATGGAATTCATTGCATAAGAGTTCCCTCGTATTAAAATCTGCGGTTTCTATGGGTGGAGAACGTAT includes:
- the ATP8A gene encoding phospholipid-transporting ATPase IB isoform X1, giving the protein MVSNRSYPLNDSRSIQINQSGVPPEPSKYMRNHISTAKYSLFSFLPKFLFEQFRRYANIFFLMIGIMQQIPNVSPTGRYVTIVPLLIILTVTALKEILEDFKRHREDDKLNNSPISVLDFLRKEWYVKRWKDIVVGDVLLVEDNHFFPADLVLLSSSEPQGMCYIETSNLDGETNLKIRSPPIETADFNTRELLCNEFHGVIECEAPNRNLYDFKGNIKIRPSDPFAPISPSAILLRGTKLMNTPWIFGAAVYTGHESKLLKNSTTAPLKRSTVDRITNYQIIFLFLILVFIALFSSTASSFLTISGQALPYLGGSDEHNFFMNFMTFIILYNNLIPISLQVTLEMVRFIQAYFINWDREMFYEPSQTPAKARTSNLNEELGQIKYLFSDKTGTLTRNEMIFKRLTIGGKKYKTDESKESDIDSVLIHDLKNGAENAEYIRHCLILMAICHTVIPEMNDELGQMEYHASSPDEKALVSGAARFGFKFIARKPESVVIETAYGEIEEYKILNCIDFTSTRKRMTVIVESPDGSLTLYIKGADNVIIDRLGKDNASHKYLETTTSHLDVFAREGLRTLCIGMRKLDRNEYESWTDTWNEAATALEDREEKIDEAAAFVEKDLFLLGATAIEDKLQEGVPETIQMLLKANIKVWVLTGDKLETAINIGYSCKLLHHDMTLMVIETKTLDETRMDVTKFLADVRRSAVAGNTGRHALVVEGKSLGFTLEESVRGDFVELCCACRSVICCRISPIQKAEMVEMIRKHTKSICLAIGDGANDVAMIQKADVGVGISGNEGMQAANSSDFSIGQFKYLQRLLLVHGAWNYTRISKVILYSFYKNICLYIIELWFAIDSYWSGQVLFERWTIGLYNILFTSAPPIAMGLFDQYFSARTRLAHPELYIETQRSEFFNHVVFWKWIFNSIFHSIIIYWYPMKAYSLGTIWRNGRTGDYLSIGNMVYSFVVITVCLKAGLEMDSWNVFTHIAIWGSIVIWFTFLVLYSFVWPLGIPLAANMAGMIELIFTSRIFWLSLILVPSVAILLDFIIKVAQGTTGKLATRQTKLAKEDKERANESSSLLATLKIRDVKSTNPSEIEMTHGYAFSQEEDGDVSQSEIIRRYDTTQGNNQIPDLNNVVRGLFDFTNSKLNAFSKSIFW
- the ATP8A gene encoding phospholipid-transporting ATPase IB isoform X2 — translated: MVSNRSYPLNDSRSIQINQSGVPPEPSKYMRNHISTAKYSLFSFLPKFLFEQFRRYANIFFLMIGIMQQIPNVSPTGRYVTIVPLLIILTVTALKEILEDFKRHREDDKLNNSPISVLDFLRKEWYVKRWKDIVVGDVLLVEDNHFFPADLVLLSSSEPQGMCYIETSNLDGETNLKIRSPPIETADFNTRELLCNEFHGVIECEAPNRNLYDFKGNIKIRPSDPFAPISPSAILLRGTKLMNTPWIFGAAVYTGHESKLLKNSTTAPLKRSTVDRITNYQIIFLFLILVFIALFSSTASSFLTISGQALPYLGGSDEHNFFMNFMTFIILYNNLIPISLQVTLEMVRFIQAYFINWDREMFYEPSQTPAKARTSNLNEELGQIKYLFSDKTGTLTRNEMIFKRLTIGGKKYKTDESKESDIDSVLIHDLKNGAENAEYIRHCLILMAICHTVIPEMNDELGQMEYHASSPDEKALVSGAARFGFKFIARKPESVVIETAYGEIEEYKILNCIDFTSTRKRMTVIVESPDGSLTLYIKGADNVIIDRLGKDNASHKYLETTTSHLDVFAREGLRTLCIGMRKLDRNEYESWTDTWNEAATALEDREEKIDEAAAFVEKDLFLLGATAIEDKLQEGVPETIQMLLKANIKVWVLTGDKLETAINIGYSCKLLHHDMTLMVIETKTLDETRMDVTKFLADVRRSAVAGNTGRHALVVEGKSLGFTLEESVRGDFVELCCACRSVICCRISPIQKAEMVEMIRKHTKSICLAIGDGANDVAMIQKADVGVGISGNEGMQAANSSDFSIGQFKYLQRLLLVHGAWNYTRISKVILYSFYKNICLYIIELWFAIDSYWSGQVLFERWTIGLYNILFTSAPPIAMGLFDQYFSARTRLAHPELYIETQRSEFFNHVVFWKWIFNSIFHSIIIYWYPMKAYSLGTIWRNGRTGDYLSIGNMVYSFVVITVCLKAGLEMDSWNVFTHIAIWGSIVIWFTFLVLYSFVWPLGIPLAANMAGMIELIFTSRIFWLSLILVPSVAILLDFIIKVAQGTTGKLATRQTKLAKEDKERANESSSLLATLKIRDVKSTNPSEIEMTHGYAFSQEEDGDVSQSEIIRRYDTTQGNNQIPESTSHKILPGYINV